In Oryzias melastigma strain HK-1 linkage group LG14, ASM292280v2, whole genome shotgun sequence, the DNA window GATATTGTCCCTCGCcaatgaaaatccagtttttgtaaagtgtttttgtcgtatttctttatttgaattattttgaatCAATTCCAGACAAAAAACGCATTTTGAAAGAGCTTGTAGTAGTGATGTAGGTGATGCATTTGGCATATTTTTTGGTGAAATATGAAACAATTTTGTCTGCTGCTTAATATGCCAAAAGACTGTGGCTGTTTTCAAGGAATTCCATGTCAACAGACTGAGACAAAATTCAcagtattttgtaaaaaaatatttagatgtatttgttttctatgaaaaaaagtaaagcacatcattcaataaaatgttaattaaataaTGGAGGATGCTGGGAAGCGGGGTGGGCTTgcttcacaccaacagtcccacctacaattcagaggcaaatttctgacaaacttcttctgttttgcagaaactatgtcctaaaaaactacacaggttatttgattttggctaaaaacgacataatccttaaaaaaagaccactgggaacgcttttacaatagatcaaaagaatgTCGGAGTACGActttataaatactaaaaaccgcaatttcatcagaatgggtctttaagtgtgTTCTgcccaaaaattattttatttatttattgttgtttttaacagtgGTAACAGCAACTGCCATGGCTGGAGCTGCCATGTACGAGCTGGTTCGGGTCGGACACAGTGAGCTGGTGGGAGAAATCATCCGTTTAGAAGGCGACATGGCAACCATCCAGGTCTACGAGGAGACTTGTATCCTTTCCACTTCCATAAAATTCCTCTAAAGTTGGACATTTAACGCAGGTTGATGTAGGTTGTGGAAACAGGATTCAGTTTTGTAGCTTTGAAGTCTCCTTAGCGTTTTTGCTGCAGCTGGTGTGTCTGTCGGCGACCCTGTCCTTCGGACCGGGAAACCCCTCTCAGTGGAGCTGGGTCCAGGTATCATGGGATCCATCTTTGATGGGATCCAGCGTCCGCTCAAAGACATTAACGACCTCACCCAAAGTATCTACATTCCAAGAGGCGTAAACATTGGATCTCTGAACAGAGACCTCAAATGGGAGTTTTCTCCCGGTCAGAACCTGCGGGTGAGGACTGCGTCAGGTGAATTGACGTTGCTGACTCCTAAACTCTTTTGATACATGTTCTGTTCTCCTCAGGTTGGGAGTCACATTACAGGTGGAGACGTATACGGCTCAGTATTTGAGAACTCCTTGATCAAGCACAAGCTGATGCTCCCGCCCCGCAACCGAGGCACAGTCACGTACTTGGCCCCACCAGGGAACTACGACCTTTCTGTGAGTGCTGCTCACTGCACAACTTTCCTGGATTTGATTAAATCTgacatgttttaacattttttttccaccaaggATGTAGTTTTGGAGCTCGAATTTGAAGGCATTAAGGAGAAGTTCACCATGGTGCAAGTGTGGCCAGTACGGCAAGTGCGGCCAGTAACGGAAAAGCTACCCGCCAATCATCCTCTGTTGACTGGGCAGAGGGTCCTCGATGCGCTCTTCCCGTGAGTATTCCTCTGAGGAAGTGATGCTCTTATTTCAGATTTAAGATGCATATGCATATATGTGACATGTGACAATACTAGGGCTGTCCCTTTAACgcattaatcgcgattaattaattacaggcattttagctttttagttttgttttgatcttttactgcaccacaatgccacaaatttaaataaaatacctaaaaagtAATTATTAGGTTTAAAATCAGTTAATTCGATAAATTAATTACAGtacacgattaattaatcgcacaaaaaattaatcacatgacagcactagACAATACAGGAAATAAACTTTTGCTAATTTTGCTGCTTGACCACAGATGTGTTCAGGGTGGCACCACAGCGATACCTGGAGCCTTCGGATGTGGAAAGACCGTGATCTCACAGTCGCTGTCGAAGTACTCGAACAGTGATGTCATCATCTATGTCGGCTGTGGAGAGCGTGGCAACGAAATGTCTGAAGTTCTGCGGGATTTCCCTGAGGTAGAGACAATTTTAACGTCCCTGGGCAGCAGTAGTACAACAATAGTTTTAAAGTTCATCATTTAATGCCTCCTTTACGTCTgttccaaaaaaaatgtgttacaaattattttgctatatattttttcctaattaGAATTGCATAACtttatacttttaatttttcttatttttattagtatttatttgtGCTCCTGTCCAACAGCTTACAATGGAAGTCGATGGTAAAGTGGAGAGCATTATGAAGAGAACGGCTCTGGTAGCAAACACATCCAACATGCCTGTGGCTGCAAGAGAAGCCTCCATTTATACAGGTACCGCTCTCACCGGGAGCAGTCATACTGGAGGTTTCAGCAAATCTCTGAACTAATTTCCCTGGTATTAtctaattttcattatttcttacattgtgtgttagtttttcataatttgtaaacacaatgacatccaaaaaagCCAAGTTTGCcttcctgaaacaccaaacGTACAGTGCTCACAAACACtaccatgtactgtatgatcatgtgacttcttggGATGAAACATAGCtatgttagaacatttaaaacatgttcaacagaactttttatgtgtaaacaaactttgaagtgactttcgGACCACTACAACATCAGCCTTAGCAAGAAAGTGTGCTATGTAGGATGACAAATAGAATTTAAATCActttggcattttattttgaagtattttgctAGAAAGACGAACAATGCGCCtagctccaaaagacatcttttaaactccaaatactcTATTTCCATATAAACAATAGCCCACTGCCCCAACTAGAATGACTGAGCGGCCATACTCATCCCATCACCGTATCTCTGCAGGGATCACTCTGTCTGAATACTTCCGAGATATGGGCTACAACGTGAGCATGATGGCCGACTCAACCTCTCGATGGGCCGAAGCTCTGAGAGAAATCTCTGGACGACTGGCTGAAATGCCCGCTGGTGAGTTTACCACTAATACCTGGTTTATGTGAAAAGTTCTACAGGAGGGGTTGTGTGAACTGTTGTTAATGTTGGGACTCCACAGACAGCGGGTATCCAGCTTACTTGGGCGCCAGACTGGCCTCGTTTTACGAGCGCGCCGGCCGCGTAAAATGTCTAGGAAATCCTGAGCGGGAGGGCAGTGTCAGCATTGTCGGAGCGTGAGTTCCTCTAaacttcttccttttttgtcctatttagcaaaaaaatattatatcaaTTTAGTTTGTCACACTAAGCTGCtaccttttttgtattttggttttaatgagtctaaaatattttacatatcTGAATATGATATTTGTtgctatttctttatttttatggagtttgccttttactgaaaaaaacaggaaactgtTTATAGTATTTAAAAACAGGAACTCTTTCTAagtcagcagcaaaaaaaatattgtactcAGCCGGCTTCTTCTATAAGTAGGAAGTTCTTTCTAAGTTCTTTCTCTTTATATGACAGCTAATTGGTCATATTTGTATATGAATAATTTTCCATATAAGCTCATTATTTCACCCTATATACAATCAAACCCCTTTATGTAGAAATCTgttatttgtcacattttattcatatttctaattttatatatatatatatattatcatattTCAACTAAAGTCACTTTACAGTCTGCTTTTTGTTACTATTTCTTGgctactgttttatttatgtctccTGTTTATGCTGCTGAGTCCACGTTTTTCTTCAGtggtttttatctattttatggCTGCTTATTTTTGGTAGTGTGTCGCCCCCTGGTGGAGACTTTTCAGATCCTGTGACTTCAGCCACATTGGGAATTGTCCAGGTGAGTGGTGGATTTTAGTCaaacctgtgtgtgtgttttgctttttggcCTCTCAAgcctttttggtttgttttagtaGGTTTTCTGGGGATTGGACAAGAAGCTGGCTCAGAGGAAGCACTTCCCCTCCGTCAACTGGCTCATCAGCTACAGCAAATACACCCGCGCTCTGGATGAGTACTACGACAAGCATTTCCCAGAGTTTGTCCCGCTCCGAACCAAAGCCAAGGAGATTCTTCAGGAAGAGGAAGACCTGGCTGAAATTGTGCAGCTTGTAGGGAAGGTAGGTCAGGCTAAAACtgtcaccatggaaacagaAATATTAGTTTAGGAGCAGAAAAGACAggaaataaaagaggaaactcTTGGACTAAATTTGACTTTAATAAGAAACTTACTATATAATGAATAATTAATATGAAAGTCAATTAGTAGATTActtatttgaaatgtaaaaacatgttttcacctCATATAGTGACtggaaattgaataaaatatttttttatttcttttgggaCATACATTCAACATGTTGCAttataaaagctttaatttagtgttccctcgtttatctTTGGAGctacgttctaaaaataacctacAGTAGGCAACATTTGCAAGGTAgtgatctttattttttacaattatagaTGTTTGAAGACAGTAGAACACACTTTATACAATTTTatcagacaaacattttcatacttttgtCATCTAAACTCTCAAGTTCAAATCTTCTCAAAAAATAAGTTCTGCACTTCAGAGTCACACTTCtatgatcaaagatttatgtaaatatggTGAGCTAAACACATTCTGTGCAGAAAACTTGGCTCAGAGGAGAATGATTGACAGGatttacagccaatcaggaagcagAATTATTTGCACcgtataaaaaaggaaaaaagcatgCTAAATTGCACTAAAAATAATATAAGTATAATAATATTTGAGTAAATAATCTATTTATGTGACAAATGCATGATGAGAAAAACTAATAATCtcttttgtttacaggcttCTCTTGCTGAAACGGATAAAATTACTCTGGAAGTCGCTAAGCTCATTAAAGATGACTTCCTGCAGCAGAATGGTTACACCCCGTATGACCGGTGAGGCCAACTCAACTAACACtacaacaacattttgacaaCACACCTGTTGTATAGCAACATCCATGATTTCAtttggaacagaaaaacaagaaagcaCAGACTTGGTATTGCGTGTCTGCAAATGTTTTCCTTCACCGGATCATTAAACAAAAGTTGAATGTTCACTCTTTCTCTTGACGTTCTGCCCAGGTTCTGCCCCTTCTACAAAACCGTTGGCATCCTCTCAAACATGATTTCATTCTACGACATGGCTAGACACGCCGTGGAGTCCACAGCCCAGAGTGACAACAAGATCACCTGGGCTATGATCAGGGAACACATGGGAGAGATCCTGTACAAAATCAGCTCCATGAAGTTCAAGGTACTCCGCCTTTCTCGTATCGTCTTGTTTGCTTTAACACAATTCATGGGTTTATTTAACTCAACATGGCCACCATATTTTCCAGGACCCTGTCAAAGACGGTGAAGCAAAGATTAAAGCTGActttgctcagctgctggaggatATGCAGAACTCCTTCCGGAGCTTGGAGGAATGATCCGGAATGCTCTCTGTAGAACCCTGGTGCTGCGTTTAAGTGCAGATTATTGACCCTGCGTTCTGAATTTCAGTCTTTGTCATCAGAACTCCTGCATTCCTCTGTTTGCATACATTCTTCAACCCTCACAGATTAGTTTGTTGGttggtttgttcatttttgacatctttacttttgaaaacaacacaacagcTTGTTTCATTTAAAGCCTCAGAACAACACGTTGATTGTGCTGTGAGCCCAATCAAGGCCTGCACTCAAACTTAACCCTGAAAAGCTGCAAGGAGtgaaaaatgatgtttaaaTGCACTGAGACGAGACTGTGATCAGTGCAGGTTATTAAAAAGGGACATTAACTGTGGAGATGAAGGCATTCCTCAAACTCTTACCTCTAGTGCAAAGATGATCATGTGGACTTGATTGAAGATATCAAATGTTGTAATCTTTTAGTCTGTGTTTTAAAGTCTTATTATATTCCCtctttctgtaaataaaaacaatgaactgATTAAACTGTGTCAAATTCTAACTATTATTGTACTCTATTTATGATTCTGGAGGTTAAATCTTAGTTCATGATTCACAGTAAAATGTTCAAGTATTACAACTGTCGTAttttctgagtataagttgcattcTTTTGGATAATTTGACCAGCAGTGCGACTCAAACTCAGATGTGATTTATatgcaatttatttaaaattaaattggtttgtgtttattttcccactaacaaccactagagggcactgtgtGCAGCGGTATTTGCTTCTGACAGCAACTCAGAAGAAAAAGTGCCTGTCTCAGCAGGGTTATTCAAGagttacagaggatgaagaattcaatAGATTATTGCATCTATGACTTATACTTCGGATCAATTTATAGTCCAAAATTATGAAAGCTCACATGATTGGTTGAGGAGATGACTCAGTGTGTTGGCTAAAATCCACTAATGATTTCAACTTTGGTTctaatttattgctttttatagttattttatataacagggtcaaaactgaccctaACACCAGAAATTTAACCAGAGCattttagattgaaaaaaattaaaaatagaatttttttcgAATCAGGGTTCCTGACAACGTTAAAAAACCTTGATGGAATAAATTTATTTCATGTGATTCTTTAATgcaattcaaaattaaaacgGGTCGGTGCAACCCTACAAAACTAACGTTAAACTCCAGCACTATGTTAAAACAGTTGCAATTAAGGGATTTGTGCAGTAGTCTTTTCAACTTATAAActatatttaatttgattctaTCTTATAGGGTAATTTTATGAgagggaactttttttttctttcaaaataaaattaaaatacagagTGATTTTAAACCATATTTAATAACGGCGGAGAGTTTCTAGGATTTATCATTACACTAGCAATTAATTGTAATCATTTttggaatcaggtttttttattcaaaatacatGGATTACACAATACTTGATTAGTATCAACGATTTAGCTCTAAACtcagtttaaaaagaaataacaaaaaaaggcgCAGAATGAATTTCCTATTTGTGTGTTCAggtgtacttttttattttgttcaagaATCCTCACTAAGTTTCCCTAATGAGACTTGTCTATCAGttcttgaagatttttttacttCCCCTCCCAGACGACCCTCTCCAGTCTTTTATCAGCCTCTGAATTTACTCACCACACGTTGCTGC includes these proteins:
- the LOC112142898 gene encoding V-type proton ATPase catalytic subunit A, whose product is MDTSKLPKVQDEERESQFGYVHGVSGPVVTATAMAGAAMYELVRVGHSELVGEIIRLEGDMATIQVYEETSGVSVGDPVLRTGKPLSVELGPGIMGSIFDGIQRPLKDINDLTQSIYIPRGVNIGSLNRDLKWEFSPGQNLRVGSHITGGDVYGSVFENSLIKHKLMLPPRNRGTVTYLAPPGNYDLSDVVLELEFEGIKEKFTMVQVWPVRQVRPVTEKLPANHPLLTGQRVLDALFPCVQGGTTAIPGAFGCGKTVISQSLSKYSNSDVIIYVGCGERGNEMSEVLRDFPELTMEVDGKVESIMKRTALVANTSNMPVAAREASIYTGITLSEYFRDMGYNVSMMADSTSRWAEALREISGRLAEMPADSGYPAYLGARLASFYERAGRVKCLGNPEREGSVSIVGAVSPPGGDFSDPVTSATLGIVQVFWGLDKKLAQRKHFPSVNWLISYSKYTRALDEYYDKHFPEFVPLRTKAKEILQEEEDLAEIVQLVGKASLAETDKITLEVAKLIKDDFLQQNGYTPYDRFCPFYKTVGILSNMISFYDMARHAVESTAQSDNKITWAMIREHMGEILYKISSMKFKDPVKDGEAKIKADFAQLLEDMQNSFRSLEE